A stretch of the Chanos chanos chromosome 1, fChaCha1.1, whole genome shotgun sequence genome encodes the following:
- the syt12 gene encoding synaptotagmin-12 — MSSVHGRDISDYHVSVVREPPGWEVGIYITGFLVLLGVVGINLWKLWKSGTFPVPSPYPNFDYRYLQEKYGTSFSEVRQKRMAANNHRRASTASRKPSLQLGDTPDGLRELGTLELMSRELDPAGTMQLNRSISTDSLSSISSVANNFGHEFTVGQLEVTLEYEARVSTLHITLHQGKDLLEKEEETFPGCFICVTLVPEELNVGVTKVQRNAFTVVFDERFSIALDAAALEEYSLRFSAFGIDADERNISAGVAELKLSDLDLSIRPFNAWLYLQDVNKTVDAVGEILLSLSYLPTAERLTVVVAKAKNLVWTNGKTTADPFVKVYLLQDGRKISKKKTSIKRDDTNPIFNEAMIFSVPAIVLQDLSLRVTVAECTDDGRGENLGHVIIGPEASGMGITHWNQMLATLRKPVSMWHPLRRT; from the exons ATGTCCTCAGTGCACGGCAGGGACATATCTGACTACCATGTGAGCG tggTTCGTGAACCCCCTGGCTGGGAGGTTGGCATCTACATCACAGGATTTCTGGTGttgctgggggtggtggggaTTAACCTGTGGAAGCTGTGGAAGTCTGGCACCTTCCCTGTGCCCTCCCCCTATCCAAACTTCGACTACCGCTACCTTCAGGAAAAATATGGCACTTCTTTCTCAGAGGTCAGACAAAAG AGAATGGCAGCCAACAACCACCGGAGAGCATCCACTGCCAGCCGTAAGCCAAGCCTCCAACTCGGAGATACTCCAGACGGACTTCGGGAACTGGGCACACTGGAGCTGATGAGCCGTGAGCTGGATCCAGCCGGCACCATGCAGCTGAATCGTTCCATCTCAACTGACTCCCTCAGTTCCATCTCCTCTGTGGCCAACAACTTTGGCCATGAGTTCACCGTTGGCCAACTGGAGGTGACCCTGGAGTATGAGGCTCGAGTCAGCACACTCCATATTACCTTGCACCAGGGTAAAGATCtgctggagaaagaggaggaaactTTCCCTGGATGTTTCATCTGTGTCACACTGGTGCCCGAGGAGCTGAACGTGGGCGTCACCAAG GTGCAGAGGAATGCATTCACAGTGGTCTTTGATGAGCGGTTCTCCATTGCCCTTGATGCTGCTGCACTGGAGGAATACAGCTTGCGGTTTTCTGCATTTGGGATTGATGCAGATGAGAGAAACATAAGTGCTggagttgcagaattgaagCTGTCTGATCTGGATCTCTCCATCCGGCCATTTAATGCTTGGCTTTATCTGCAAGATGTCAATAAG ACAGTTGATGCTGTGGGGGAGATACTGCTGTCACTGAGTTATCTGCCAACAGCTGAACGCCTTACAGTGGTCGTAGCCAAAGCTAAGAATCTGGTTTGGACCAATGGGAAGACCACAGCAG ATCCATTTGTCAAAGTGTACCTCCTTCAGGATGGCAGGAAGATCAGCAAGAAGAAGACCTCTATAAAGAGAGATGACACAAACCCCATCTTCAATGAAGCCATGATCTTCTCTGTGCCAGCCATTGTGTTGCAG GacctctctctgagagtcaccgTGGCAGAGTGTACAGATGACGGCAGGGGTGAAAACTTGGGTCATGTGATCATTGGCCCCGAGGCCAGCGGCATGGGCATCACTCACTGGAATCAGATGCTGGCTACACTGAGGAAACCCGTGTCTATGTGGCACCCTCTGAGGAGGACCTAA